The Phycisphaeraceae bacterium genome has a window encoding:
- a CDS encoding MFS transporter produces MKHAGIPVALLQRMVASFHPKTLPPMLRANYGRELWAWWFLPIMLAAVEGGAMGNIVRKAFDGVPGLPKQELNFAVAAVVAAPSLANITSFIWASLAHGKAKVKFIVGLQLATVAFVSIVGMAEQSRGGLYLLVAAVMCSRICWTGVITLRTAIWGANYPRADRARIAGNLATVQGIVISLVGAGLGLAMDWDESSFHWLFPLSALGGLIGVAIYRSVRLRGQKRLARHERTGDRSQQLSMNPASILRVLRGDPMFRRFMTCMFIFGLGNLMLTAPLAIVLQEVFNVGYTTGILITSAIPAILMPPSIPLWTKLMTRRHVVEFRSIHAWSYVSAAAVMWAGVMLQSIELMFASAVLTGIANGGGVLAWNLGHHDFAPAHRDSAYMGVHVTLTGIRGIIAPIAGVGLYELFSVLTQGAHGGGGWVFFVTLVLNTSGALGFVALRRRMAREGLLEQVHRRGH; encoded by the coding sequence GTGAAGCACGCCGGAATCCCGGTCGCCCTGCTCCAGCGGATGGTCGCGTCCTTCCACCCGAAGACGCTCCCGCCCATGCTGCGGGCCAACTACGGCCGCGAACTCTGGGCCTGGTGGTTCCTGCCGATCATGCTGGCGGCGGTCGAGGGCGGCGCGATGGGCAACATCGTGCGCAAGGCCTTCGACGGCGTGCCCGGGCTGCCCAAGCAGGAGCTCAACTTCGCCGTCGCCGCGGTCGTCGCCGCGCCGTCGCTGGCCAACATCACCAGCTTCATCTGGGCCTCGCTGGCGCACGGCAAGGCCAAGGTGAAGTTCATCGTCGGGCTGCAACTGGCCACCGTGGCCTTCGTGTCCATCGTGGGCATGGCCGAGCAGAGCCGGGGCGGGCTGTACCTGCTCGTCGCCGCGGTGATGTGCTCGCGCATCTGCTGGACGGGCGTCATCACCCTGCGCACCGCCATCTGGGGGGCCAACTACCCCCGCGCGGACCGCGCCCGCATCGCCGGCAACCTGGCCACCGTGCAGGGCATCGTGATCTCGCTGGTCGGCGCCGGGCTGGGGCTGGCCATGGACTGGGACGAATCATCCTTCCACTGGCTCTTTCCCCTGAGCGCGCTGGGCGGGCTGATCGGCGTCGCCATCTACCGCTCGGTCCGTCTGCGCGGGCAGAAGCGCCTGGCCCGGCATGAGCGAACCGGCGACCGCAGCCAGCAACTTTCGATGAACCCCGCCTCCATTCTGCGGGTGCTGCGGGGCGACCCCATGTTCCGACGCTTCATGACCTGCATGTTCATCTTCGGGCTGGGCAACCTGATGCTCACCGCCCCGCTGGCGATCGTGCTGCAGGAGGTGTTCAACGTCGGCTACACCACGGGCATTCTCATCACCAGCGCCATTCCCGCGATTCTCATGCCGCCCAGCATTCCGCTGTGGACGAAACTCATGACCCGCCGCCACGTGGTGGAGTTCCGCTCGATCCACGCCTGGTCCTACGTCTCCGCCGCAGCCGTGATGTGGGCCGGGGTCATGCTCCAGTCGATTGAACTGATGTTCGCGTCGGCGGTGCTGACGGGCATCGCCAACGGGGGCGGCGTGCTGGCGTGGAACCTGGGCCACCACGACTTCGCGCCCGCCCACCGCGACTCGGCCTACATGGGCGTTCACGTCACGCTCACCGGCATCCGCGGCATCATCGCGCCCATCGCGGGCGTGGGGCTGTACGAACTCTTCAGCGTGCTCACGCAGGGCGCGCACGGCGGGGGCGGATGGGTGTTCTTTGTCACGCTCGTGCTCAACACGTCCGGCGCGCTGGGTTTCGTCGCTCTGCGCCGACGCATGGCGAGGGAAGGGTTGCTGGAGCAGGTGCATCGACGCGGGCATTGA
- a CDS encoding HIT domain-containing protein, protein MNHANLWAPWRMTYLRDLTRQARELGAEPLREAPAGSFFAAYWSHPEMDEPNHVVYRNAHGLLMLNRYPYANGHLLAALGEPRPRLLDYEPDQRAAFWRLVDLAADLMERTLNPQGINIGINQGEAAGAGVIDHLHAHLVPRWAGDTNFMAVVGDIRVIPDSLDRMAASYRETIRTAGLGAA, encoded by the coding sequence ATGAACCACGCCAACCTCTGGGCTCCGTGGCGCATGACCTATCTGCGCGATCTCACGCGCCAGGCGCGGGAACTGGGCGCCGAACCGCTGCGCGAGGCCCCGGCGGGGTCGTTCTTCGCCGCCTACTGGTCGCACCCCGAGATGGATGAGCCCAACCACGTGGTCTATCGCAACGCCCACGGGCTGCTGATGCTCAACCGCTACCCCTACGCCAACGGGCACCTGCTGGCCGCCCTGGGCGAGCCGCGCCCCCGACTGCTGGACTACGAGCCCGACCAGCGGGCCGCATTCTGGCGACTGGTGGACCTGGCGGCGGACCTCATGGAGCGAACCCTCAATCCACAAGGCATCAACATCGGCATCAACCAGGGCGAGGCGGCCGGCGCGGGCGTGATCGACCACCTCCACGCCCACCTTGTCCCCCGATGGGCGGGCGACACCAACTTCATGGCCGTCGTGGGCGATATCCGCGTCATCCCGGACTCGCTCGACCGCATGGCGGCGTCGTATCGGGAAACGATCCGCACCGCCGGCCTGGGGGCGGCGTAG
- a CDS encoding NUDIX domain-containing protein: MNELPHKIAVLCYLYDHAGRVLLLHRRQMPNAGMYSPIGGKLHESEGEGPHECALREIEEEIGLALSYDEIHLTGIVTERAYEHQTHWMMFLFEVTRPVRHDELKWTEFREGVLEWVPLEDVPGLDIPSTDREVMWPLVQQHRGGGFFMAHIDWGADELSWRLVESSQAE, encoded by the coding sequence ATGAACGAACTCCCTCACAAGATCGCCGTCCTCTGCTACCTCTACGACCACGCCGGGCGCGTGCTGCTGCTGCATCGGCGTCAGATGCCCAACGCGGGCATGTATTCGCCCATCGGCGGCAAGCTGCACGAGAGCGAGGGCGAAGGCCCGCACGAGTGCGCCCTGCGCGAGATCGAGGAGGAGATCGGCCTGGCGCTCTCCTACGACGAAATCCACCTCACCGGCATCGTCACGGAACGCGCCTACGAGCACCAGACGCACTGGATGATGTTCCTCTTCGAGGTCACGCGCCCCGTGCGCCACGATGAACTCAAGTGGACCGAGTTCAGGGAGGGCGTGCTGGAGTGGGTGCCGCTGGAGGACGTGCCGGGCCTGGACATTCCATCCACCGACCGCGAGGTAATGTGGCCGCTCGTGCAGCAGCATCGCGGCGGGGGGTTCTTCATGGCCCACATCGACTGGGGAGCCGATGAACTGTCGTGGCGGCTGGTGGAGTCGTCGCAGGCCGAGTGA
- a CDS encoding threonylcarbamoyl-AMP synthase, with protein sequence MPRVAPIHAESLLEAVHRLRAGQPVAFPTETVYGLGADAFNVEAVERVYVLKGRPTDNPLIIHVADARLAADRVVAAGAWGDRAAALARRFWPGPLTLVLPKRPDLPRQATAGRDTVAVRCPAHSGAQALLGMFGSPIAAPSANRSGHVSPTTAAHVAADFDSVDDLLILDGGPCAVGIESTVVDLTSDPPRLLRPGSITVELLREVIGHVESPRIESQDASPGTAERHYAPRTPAIMMDRAAIERRLAEPGRLVVLAIEGLGVLPVRDATAEGRITTIPMPDAPESYARRLYDALREADTIGAAAILIERPPENPGLWASIHDRLRRATRAEV encoded by the coding sequence ATGCCGCGCGTTGCGCCCATTCACGCCGAATCGCTGCTGGAGGCGGTGCATCGTCTGCGCGCCGGGCAGCCGGTGGCGTTTCCCACGGAAACGGTGTACGGGCTGGGGGCGGACGCCTTCAACGTCGAGGCCGTCGAGCGCGTGTACGTGCTCAAGGGACGGCCGACGGACAACCCGCTCATCATCCACGTGGCGGACGCCCGCCTGGCCGCCGACCGCGTGGTGGCCGCGGGAGCGTGGGGCGACCGCGCCGCCGCGCTGGCGAGGCGTTTCTGGCCCGGTCCGCTGACGCTGGTGCTTCCGAAGCGTCCGGACCTGCCCAGGCAGGCCACCGCGGGGCGCGACACCGTGGCGGTGCGCTGCCCGGCCCACTCGGGGGCGCAGGCGCTGCTGGGCATGTTCGGTTCGCCCATCGCCGCGCCCAGCGCCAACCGGTCGGGTCACGTCTCGCCCACCACCGCGGCGCATGTGGCGGCGGACTTCGACTCGGTGGACGACCTGCTCATCCTCGACGGCGGGCCATGCGCGGTGGGCATCGAGTCCACCGTGGTGGACCTGACGAGCGACCCGCCCCGGCTGCTGCGACCGGGGTCGATCACGGTCGAGCTGCTTCGTGAGGTGATCGGCCACGTCGAGTCGCCGCGCATCGAGTCGCAGGACGCCTCGCCCGGCACGGCGGAACGCCACTATGCGCCGCGCACACCGGCGATCATGATGGATCGGGCGGCGATCGAGCGGCGCCTTGCCGAACCGGGGCGACTGGTCGTGCTGGCGATCGAGGGCCTCGGCGTGCTTCCCGTGCGAGACGCGACCGCGGAGGGCCGGATCACGACGATTCCCATGCCCGACGCGCCGGAGTCATACGCCCGTCGCCTCTACGACGCCCTGCGCGAGGCCGACACAATCGGGGCGGCGGCGATTCTGATCGAGCGCCCGCCCGAGAATCCGGGGTTGTGGGCATCCATCCACGATCGACTGCGGCGCGCGACGCGGGCGGAAGTGTGA
- a CDS encoding cyclase family protein — MLHDITPTITPDLAVWPGDTPATREVLMDMKRGHTVTLSTLRVTVHLGAHADAPSHYGFDAPSIESRPLEPYLGPCRVVHVGVSRGERFGLGHLSRARVDDLAGDAARGVRRALFRTGTFPDPCAFNEDFAAFDPALVDWLHERCFTLAGLDTPSVDLFHSKDLPSHKRFLAHDMAILEGVTLADVPEGVYELIALPLKLAGFDASPVRAVLRSIK, encoded by the coding sequence ATGCTCCACGACATCACCCCCACCATCACGCCCGATCTCGCCGTGTGGCCCGGCGACACGCCGGCCACGCGCGAGGTGCTGATGGACATGAAGCGAGGGCACACGGTGACGCTCTCCACGCTGCGGGTCACGGTGCACCTGGGGGCGCACGCCGATGCGCCCAGTCACTACGGCTTTGACGCGCCGTCGATCGAATCCCGCCCGCTTGAGCCCTATCTCGGTCCCTGCCGCGTCGTTCACGTGGGCGTCTCCCGGGGCGAGCGATTCGGGCTCGGTCATCTCTCGCGCGCGAGGGTGGACGATCTCGCCGGTGACGCGGCCCGTGGTGTCCGCCGCGCGCTCTTCCGCACCGGCACGTTTCCCGACCCCTGCGCCTTCAACGAGGACTTCGCGGCGTTCGACCCCGCGCTGGTGGACTGGCTGCATGAGCGGTGCTTCACGCTGGCCGGGCTGGATACGCCCAGCGTGGACCTGTTTCACTCCAAGGATCTGCCCTCGCACAAGCGATTTCTCGCCCACGACATGGCGATTCTCGAAGGGGTCACGCTGGCGGACGTGCCGGAGGGCGTGTACGAACTGATCGCCCTGCCGCTCAAGCTCGCGGGCTTCGACGCCAGCCCGGTGCGCGCGGTGCTGCGGAGCATCAAGTGA